The Haloarcula sp. H-GB4 genome segment CTCGCACAGGGACTCCCCTCGACGATGGTGACTGCCTTCGGCCTGCGCACGTTCGAGCTCGTGTTGACGCCGACACAGACGCTCTACATCCTCATCGGCGGCGGCGTGCTTTCGGGTGCAGCAACGGCCGGACTCACGTACCTCTACCGCTGGGAGCGACTGAAAAATCAGGCGGACGTGCGGAGCCGGAACATCGACGAGGGGATGGCCCGCACCATCGCCTTCATGTACGCGCTCTCCCGCGGTGGAATGTCCTTCCCCGACGTGATGCGTGTGCTGGCCCGAAACCAGGAAATCTACGGCGACACGGCGAAGGAAGTCGGTGTCGCCGTCCGGGAGATGGACCTGTTCGGCCGGGACATGATCACGGCGCTCGAACACGTCTCCCGGCGGACTCCCAGCGAACAGTTCAAGACGTTCACCGAGAACCTCTCCAGCGTCCTCCAGAGCGGCCAGTCGCTGGCCCCGTTCCTCCGCGAGCAGTACGAGCGCCATCAGGAGCAGGCCGCTGAGCGGCAGGAAGACCTACTGGAGCGGCTGGCCACGGTCGCCGAGGCGTACGTCACCGTGTTCGTCGCCGCCGTCCTCTTCCTGATGACGATTCTCCTTGTGTTCGGCCTGACGACGACGGACACGCTCTGGCTGTTGCAGTCGATGGCGTATCTCGTCATCCCGCTGGCTAACGTCGGCTTCATGGTGTATCTCGATAGCAAGCTCCAGTCGCTGGGCATCGGGAACGGAGGGACGACAGATATTCTGGACCGGTACGAAACGGCGACGCTGGGGAAACCCAGTCTGGGGTCTGGCCCTCTCAGCCTGACCGACGGCGGCGTCGTCCCAGCCGACGAGGCGAACTGGCACCGGCTCAGGTTCCATGACCGCGTGAAATCGCTTCGCGAACTGCTCAGCTCTCCGATTCAATCGCTGGTCTGGAACCCGGTGTACGTCCTCTATCTCACCGTGCCCGTCGCAGTAGTGTTGCTGGTCGTCCGCGCCCCGGCGGCGTTTCAGGCGTCGACGGTCAACATCCGTCTCCTCGACGACCTCGTCATCCAGTCAGTCCTCCTTATCCTGGGGCCGTTCGCGCTAGTTCGGTTCATTTACACCCAGCGGCTGTCCCGTATCGAGGACGCGACGCCGGATCTGCTTGAACGGCTGGCGAGCCTGAACGAAGCCGGGATGACCGTCGTGGAGAGCCTCCGCCGTGTTCGTGGCAGTGACCTCGGCGTGCTCACCGAAGAGATGCACCGCATCTGGGCTGACATCAGGATGGGCGCGAACGTCGATGACGCGCTCGTCCGGTTCGGTCGCCGGGTCCAGACGACGGCGATTACGCGCATCGTGACACTGTTGACCCACGCGATGCACGCCTCGGGCCAGCTCGGCCAGGTGTTCCGCATCGCGGCGACCCAGTCGCGGGCCGACCTCCGGCTGAAACGACGGCGACGCCAGCAAATGCTCACCTACCTCGTCGTCATTTACGTCGCCTTCCTGGTGTTTCTGGTCATCATCGTCGCCGTGCAGGAAGTGCTCGTCCCGAGTTTGCCCTCCAGTGTGCCGACGCCGGCCGGAGAATCGAACCGTCTCGGCGTCAGCGTCGACCAGTTCGCTCGCTTCGGCCGCGTCGATAAGGCCGCGTACACGCTTGTTTTCTTCCACACTGCCCTCATTCAGGCAGTCCTGACCGGCTTCATTGGCGGCCAACTCGGTGAGGGCACGCTCAAGGACGGCGCGAAACACGCCGCAATTTTGCTGGGTGTCGCGTACATCGCGTTCATCCTGCTGTCCTCGCCGGTCGCGTCGATGACGGTCACCAGCCCAGCCGTTTCCGGTGACCAGATAACGGTCGAATCAGCGTCTCTTTCGGAGGGCGGATTCATCATCGTTCGGGGGTTCGAGGAGGACGGCAAAGTCTTAGGGACCTCTGAATACCTCCCTTCGGGGTCCCACAGTGACGTACAGATAACGCTTGACAGGC includes the following:
- a CDS encoding type II secretion system F family protein, with amino-acid sequence MALNPLGLAPLAVVVGILGLVGYSTVNERFDRNVTRLSRRLFGRYVGQSSKRERQLEAAYVDETYRGYAARTLVYACVGAVGGAITGAYAIGGFLLILPALVNLAQGLPSTMVTAFGLRTFELVLTPTQTLYILIGGGVLSGAATAGLTYLYRWERLKNQADVRSRNIDEGMARTIAFMYALSRGGMSFPDVMRVLARNQEIYGDTAKEVGVAVREMDLFGRDMITALEHVSRRTPSEQFKTFTENLSSVLQSGQSLAPFLREQYERHQEQAAERQEDLLERLATVAEAYVTVFVAAVLFLMTILLVFGLTTTDTLWLLQSMAYLVIPLANVGFMVYLDSKLQSLGIGNGGTTDILDRYETATLGKPSLGSGPLSLTDGGVVPADEANWHRLRFHDRVKSLRELLSSPIQSLVWNPVYVLYLTVPVAVVLLVVRAPAAFQASTVNIRLLDDLVIQSVLLILGPFALVRFIYTQRLSRIEDATPDLLERLASLNEAGMTVVESLRRVRGSDLGVLTEEMHRIWADIRMGANVDDALVRFGRRVQTTAITRIVTLLTHAMHASGQLGQVFRIAATQSRADLRLKRRRRQQMLTYLVVIYVAFLVFLVIIVAVQEVLVPSLPSSVPTPAGESNRLGVSVDQFARFGRVDKAAYTLVFFHTALIQAVLTGFIGGQLGEGTLKDGAKHAAILLGVAYIAFILLSSPVASMTVTSPAVSGDQITVESASLSEGGFIIVRGFEEDGKVLGTSEYLPSGSHSDVQITLDRPPSTGQSLVLVAHQDTNGNQQLDYRFGDSSGAPDRPYASSTAGENVTVEYTVE